In Procambarus clarkii isolate CNS0578487 chromosome 74, FALCON_Pclarkii_2.0, whole genome shotgun sequence, one DNA window encodes the following:
- the LOC123751811 gene encoding SUMO-interacting motif-containing protein 1-like → MVGDRAAGLLLPGRYTSVGSPKNSVGSPKNSVGSPKNSVGSPKNSVGSPKNSVGSPKNSDESPKNSVGRPKNSVGSPKNSVGSPKNSVGSPKNSVGSPKNSVGRPKNSDESPKNSVGRPKNSVGSPKNSVGRPKNSDESPKNSVGSPKNSVGSPKNSVGSPKNRVESPKNSVESPKNSVGSPKNSVESPKNSVGSPKNSVGSPKNSVGSPKNSVESPKNSVGSPKNSVESPKNSVGSPKNSVGSPKNSVGSPKNSVGSPKNSVGSPKNSVGSPKKCWEYQE, encoded by the exons atggtcggagaccgggccgcggggctgttGCTTCCCGGACGCTACACAAG TGTTGGGAGTCCCAAGAATAGTGTTGGGAGTCCCAAGAATAGTGTTGGGAGTCCCAAGAATAGTGTTGGGAGTCCCAAGAATAGTGTTGGGAGTCCCAAGAATAGTGTTGGGAGTCCCAAGAATAGTGATGAGAGTCCCAAGAATAGTGTTGGGAGACCCAAGAATAGTGTTGGGAGTCCCAAGAATAGTGTTGGGAGTCCCAAGAATAGTGTTGGGAGTCCCAAGAATAGTGTTGGGAGTCCCAAGAATAGTGTTGGGAGACCCAAGAATAGTGATGAGAGTCCCAAGAATAGTGTTGGGAGACCCAAGAATAGTGTTGGGAGTCCCAAGAATAGTGTTGGGAGACCCAAGAATAGTGATGAGAGTCCCAAGAATAGTGTTGGGAGTCCCAAGAATAGTGTTGGGAGTCCCAAGAATAGTGTTGGGAGTCCCAAGAATCGTGTTGAGAGTCCCAAGAATAGTGTTGAGAGTCCCAAGAATAGTGTTGGGAGTCCCAAGAATAGTGTTGAGAGTCCCAAGAATAGTGTTGGGAGTCCCAAGAATAGTGTTGGGAGTCCCAAGAATAGTGTTGGGAGTCCCAAGAATAGTGTTGAGAGTCCCAAGAATAGTGTTGGGAGTCCCAAGAATAGTGTTGAGAGTCCCAAGAATAGTGTTGGGAGTCCCAAGAATAGTGTTGGGAGTCCCAAGAATAGTGTTGGGAGTCCCAAGAATAGTGTTGGGAGTCCCAAGAATAGTGTTGGGAGTCCCAAGAATAGTGTTGGGAGTCCCAAGAAGTGTTGGGAATACCAAGAATAG